From the Chloroflexota bacterium genome, one window contains:
- a CDS encoding cytochrome b N-terminal domain-containing protein: MQVTNSAPRRWIQAIFEWFDERMAIRSLVATSLHVVIPRSAHTYYLGGITLFLFVNQAVTGILLSLYYQPTPDAAYNSILYIMNQVNFGWLIRSVHAWGANLMIVFCILHLIRVVVQGAYKNPREITWMAGMGLLFLTLGFGFTGYLLPWDQRAFWATTVGTEIASAVPVIGDAIRDFLRAGSEVSALTLSRFLGVHMLILPASLIGLLAVHLLIIHQQGLADPHSSEEK; the protein is encoded by the coding sequence ATGCAGGTGACGAACTCTGCTCCGCGACGATGGATTCAAGCCATCTTTGAATGGTTCGACGAACGGATGGCGATTCGTTCGTTGGTTGCCACGTCGCTCCATGTCGTCATTCCACGGAGCGCCCATACTTATTATCTGGGCGGCATTACACTATTCTTGTTTGTCAATCAAGCCGTCACGGGCATTCTGCTTTCGCTGTACTATCAACCGACGCCGGATGCCGCGTATAACAGCATCCTCTACATTATGAACCAGGTCAATTTTGGTTGGCTGATCCGCAGCGTGCATGCGTGGGGCGCGAATCTCATGATCGTCTTTTGCATTTTGCATTTGATTCGCGTCGTCGTTCAAGGCGCGTACAAGAATCCGCGCGAGATCACGTGGATGGCGGGCATGGGCTTGTTGTTCCTCACGCTGGGTTTCGGTTTCACCGGCTACTTGTTGCCCTGGGATCAGCGCGCGTTTTGGGCGACGACGGTCGGCACCGAAATCGCGTCGGCGGTGCCGGTGATCGGCGATGCGATTCGCGATTTTCTCCGCGCCGGTTCCGAGGTGAGCGCGTTGACGCTCTCACGATTCCTGGGTGTGCACATGTTGATTTTGCCGGCGTCGCTCATTGGCTTGCTCGCCGTTCATCTGTTGATCATTCATCAACAAGGATTGGCGGACCCGCACTCATCGGAGGAAAAATGA